From the Ictalurus furcatus strain D&B chromosome 19, Billie_1.0, whole genome shotgun sequence genome, one window contains:
- the LOC128623399 gene encoding olfactory receptor 1-like, with product MCVPITFFNLMSFHALHYKQEQYKVLLIVFHRLYCQTTSDMTSVPPALSANATFIRPSTFYINGFYNIPHTKYYYAFLCIVYAVTVLGNSFIMCTIYLARSLHTGKYIVVFNLALSDLGGSSALIPKLIDTFLFENQVILYEACLANMFFVLFFMTVQSLTLLVMAYDRVVAICFPLRYNAIVTKEAMTLIIVITWIFSITIIALLVALITRLSFCRSVIINSYFCDHGPIYILACNGYFINHVTAIVCFVLLDCVPLLLIIVSYICIGIALLNISHGLERKKAMKTCTSHLILVALFYLPFFGTNIASLTSSINANDRIINSTLTQTIPPMLNPIIYTLKTEEVMHAVKVLYKRAKVLVIRGMPTGQVIHPRVGAGSKK from the coding sequence atgtgtgttCCTATTACATTTTTCAATTTGATGTCTTTCCATGCACTGCACTATAAACAGGAGCAATATAAAGTACTTCTTATTGTTTTCCACAGGTTATATTGCCAGACGACATCTGACATGACTTCTGTGCCACCTGCGCTCTCTGCAAATGCAACATTTATTCGCCCTTCCACTTTTTATATCAATGGGTTTTACAATATTCCACACACAAAGTACTACTATGCCTTTCTTTGCATTGTGTATGCTGTCACAGTTTTAGGGAATTCTTTTATAATGTGCACCATCTATCTAGCACGTAGCCTCCATACAGGAAAGTACATTGTTGTGTTTAACTTGGCTCTTTCTGATTTGGGTGGCAGCTCTGCTCTTATTCCAAAACTTATTGATACTTTTCTGTTTGAGAATCAGGTCATATTATATGAAGCCTGCTTGGCAAacatgttttttgtcttattcttTATGACCGTGCAGTCTCTTACTCTGCTTGTTATGGCCTATGACAGGGTAGTTGCTATATGTTTTCCTTTAAGGTATAATGCCATTGTCACCAAAGAAGCAATGActttaattattgttattacctGGATTTTCTCTATAACTATCATTGCACTCCTTGTAGCTCTGATTACCAGACTGTCCTTCTGTAGATCTGTAATTATCAACAGCTATTTCTGTGATCATGGGCCTATCTATATTTTAGCTTGTAATGGTTATTTTATAAATCATGTCACGGCTATAGTCTGTTTTGTTCTGCTGGATTGTGTTCCATTGCTTTTAATAATTGTCTCATATATTTGTATTGGCATTGCCTTGTTGAATATCTCACATGGTTTGGAGCGGAAGAAAGCTATGAAAACCTGTACTTCCCACCTTATTTTAGTGGCTTTATTTTATCTCCCATTTTTTGGCACCAATATAGCATCTCTTACATCATCTATAAATGCCAATGATAGGATAATAAATTCTACCCTGACACAGACTATTCCCCCCATGTTAAACCCCATTATATATACGTTAAAGACAGAGGAGGTCATGCACGCGGTTAAAGTGCTCTACAAACGAGCCAAAGTGTTAGTGATACGTGGCATGCCCACTGGACAGGTAATTCACCCAAGGGTAGGAGCTGGtagtaaaaagtaa